CTCGACGCCGCGGACCGCGTGCGTCTCTGCGGCTACACCGCGGATCCGGCCACCGTTCTCGATCGGGCATCCGTGCTCGTCACCTCCACGGCGTTCGAAGGGCAGCCGCTGGGCATCGTCGAGGCCCTCCTGCACGGCACCCCCGTGGTGTCCTACGACGTGCGGTACGGCATCCGCGACGTTCTCGGTGCGGGCGGCGGGGTTCTCGTCCCCGCGGGCGACGTGGAGGCGCTGGGGGAGGCGCTCCGGGAGCTGCTGACCGACCAGGACCGTCTGGCGGCGCTGCGTGCCGAGGCGCCGGCCGTCGCGGCGGCGTGGAGTCCCGAGCGCTCGATGGAGGCGCTGGCCACGACCATCGCCGCCGTCGTGCAGGCTCCGTCCCGGCGCCGCTGAACGCGACCGTCGCGACCGCCGGGAGGTCGCGAGCGGCCCCCCGGCGGTCGATGGCGTCATCGCGTGCGGCGCCCGTGTGCGGCCACGACCGTGGTGACGGCGCCGGCGGCCAGTAGCAGGCCGCCCAGCACCAGAGCGACGATGGGGGCGTCGCCACCCGTCGCCGCGAGATCACCGCGCTCGCCACGCGTGGCCCCGCCCCCGGGTGCCGTGACGCCGTCCTCACCCGCAGCGCCCGGGTTCGACGGGCTGCCGGGGTCCGTCGGTCCGGTCGGATCCGTCGGAGTCCCCGGGTCGGTCGGGTCCACCGGCTCGTCCACGGCGACAGCCACCGGCGCACTCTCGACGGCGGCGGCATCCAGCGCGGTCACCACCCAGGTCTCCGTCGCAGCGCGCGCGGCGGTGGGGGCATCGTCGGCGGGGAGGGGGAAGCGGAACGACGCCGCGCCGCCTGCCCAGACCGTGTCCACCAGCGCGCCCGGCGTGGCGACGATCTGCGCTGGATCACCGGTTCCGCGATAGATCGCATACTGGCGGGCCTCCTGCGCGTCCCCGGCTTGCCAGCGGAGCTCGCCGTCGATGACCTCGGGGGCCGCCGGGGTGGCCACCTGTCCGTCCGAGAGCCAGGGCTTGGCCGGAACGAGCGTGGGGTGGGCGAAGGCCTCGCCCTCGAGGAGCTCGATCGCGGTGTTCTTGGCCTGGTGTTTGGGCTGCTGATCGGCGGGGAGAGAGCTCAGATCGCTGGGCTTCATGTCGTTGTAGCTGAACAGGACGCTGCCCTCGATGCCGTCGAGCTTCTGGTTGTACCGGATCTGGTTCGGCACCTCCTCCGGGTTCATCCAGGCCTGCTCCCAGCCGCCGTTGTTCACGTGCTTGTAGAGCGCGTGCCCCACGTACACCTGGGTGCGGCTGCCGGCGGCCACGTCGCTCCACCACTGCGCGAGCTCCCCGTAGGGGGCGGCGGCCTGGTCGAAGCTCCAGTAGATCTGCGGCACGATGTAGTCGATCAGCTCGTCCTGGACCCACCCGCGGGTGTCGGCGAAGACCGCCTGGCTGTACGTCTGCGACGAGCTGGTCGGCGTGTGGGATCCGGCCGGGTCCAGCGCCTCGTGCTCCCAGATCCCGAACGGGCTGATGCCGAGCTGCACGGCGGTGCCGCGGGCCGCGTTGCCGGCAGCGATCGCGTCGTCGACGAGGGTGATGAGACCCGTGATGTTGTCGCGCCGCCACGCCTCGATGCCGTCCACGGTGTCGGGGTAGCCCGCCGTGAGGCCGAACTCCTCGAAGGTCGCGCGGTCCTCGCCCTGCGCGCCGAAGAACACGTTCTGGCCGTCGACGGTGATCCGGTACGGGTAGAAGTAGTCGTCGAAGTGGATGGCGTCGACGTCGTAGTTCTCCGTGATCTCGGCGACGGTGGCCGCGACGTACGCGGGGACCTCGGGCTGGCCCGGGTCCAGGAACAGCTTCTCCTCGAACGACAGCACCCAGTCGGGGTGCTGCACAGCGAAGTTGTCGTCGGCGAGGATGCCGGCGTCGTTGAGCGCCGCGATGTACTGCGGGATCGAGAGCGCCTTCACCTCGTCCGCGGTGAGCCCGAGTGCGGTGAGGATCGCGGGAGACGTCATCTTTGTGTTGGTCACACGGTAGGGGTTCAGCCAGGCGTGGAACTCCATGCCGCGCGCGTGCGTGGCCTCCACCATGCGCTGCAGCGGGTCGTACCCGGGATCGGCGCCCTGGGTGCCGGTGAGGAACTCGGACCACGGGTTGAGCGCCGAGGGGTAGTAGGCGTCCAGCAGCGGACGCACCTGGAAGATCACGGCGTTCATGTTCCAGGAGGCGAAGTCGTCGAGCACCGTCGCGTAGCGGGCGTCGAAGTCCGCCGCATCCGTGGGCTTGCCGAAGTTCAGGTTGCCGATCGTGCCGACCCAGGCGCTGGAGAAGCGGCGGTTCTCCGGCGTCAGCGTCGTGGGGATGGCGACCTGCTCTCCGGATCCCGGATAGGTGTACACGGGCTCCGTGCTGTAGCCATAGGCACCGGAGGTGTCCTTGACGTACCGGGTCAACGGCTCCTCGTCGGGGGCCGCTCCGGCGGTGGTGGGGAACGCCAGCAGGAGCAGGGCGGCAGCGGCGGTGGCCGCGATGCGTCTCTTCATCGAGTCTCGTCCGATCTGGAAAACAATTTCCATTGAAAGGGTGTGAACTGAAACTCTATGTCTTCAGTGCGTCCTCGAGAAGTCAACGAAAGAAGTCCCACCCCGATGTCGATCTCCGCTGTTCCCGTTCGACGTCTGTGATGAGAGGGTCGAGGAACGGCCCTTCGGAACAAGGAGAACATCATGAAGTTCATGCTCATCATGCGCGCGACCGACGACGCGGTGGCGGCCTATCAGGAGATGCCCTTCGAGCAGGTCATCGAGGCCATGGGCCGATACAACGAGTCGATGATGAAGGCGGGCGTCCTCGTCGCCGGGGAGGGCCTGACCGACGCGGCGGAGGGCTTCGTCGTCGACTTCAGCGCCGAGAAGCCGCTCCTCACGGACGGCCCCTACGGGGAGACGAAGGAGCTCTTCAACGGCTTCTGGATCATCAAGGTCTCTTCGCGCGAGGAGGCCGCCGAGTGGGCGAGCCGGGCGCCGCTGGGGCCGGGGTCGTTCCTCGAGGTGCGCCGGGTGACCGGCCCCGAAGACTTCCCCGCCGACAACGAGTGGATCGAGAAGGAGGCGGGCTGGCGGGAGGAGCAGGCTCGCCGTACCGAGCAGGCGTGAGGCCCCTCCGCTGATGGACGGCTCCTCGGACCCGGGGACCACCTCGGCCGCCTCTGCGCAGGAGGCGGCCGAGCGGGCTGTCGCAGCGGTGTGGCGCATCGAGTCCGCGCGCATCGTCGGCACGCTGACGCGGATGGTCGGCGACTTCGGCCTGGCGGAGGATCTCGCGCAGGAGGCCCTGGTCGTCGCGCTGCGGCAGTGGCCCGTCGAAGGGATCCCGCGCAACGCCGCGGCGTGGCTCACGGCCGTGGCGAAGCGGAAGGCGGTGGACGGGTGGCGCCGCCGCGAGCGGCTGGACGATCGTCTCGCTCTGATCGCGCACGAGCTCGAACAGGAGCAGGCGCAGGTGCCGGACCTGCCGTGGGATCCGGACGCGGTGGACGACGGCGTGCTGCGCCTCCTCTTCATCGCGTGCCACCCGGTGCTCTCGCGGGAGGCGCAGGTCGCCCTGACGTTGCGGGTCGTCGGCGGTCTGTCGACC
This genomic stretch from Microbacterium sp. Nx66 harbors:
- a CDS encoding glycoside hydrolase family 10 protein, which produces MKRRIAATAAAALLLLAFPTTAGAAPDEEPLTRYVKDTSGAYGYSTEPVYTYPGSGEQVAIPTTLTPENRRFSSAWVGTIGNLNFGKPTDAADFDARYATVLDDFASWNMNAVIFQVRPLLDAYYPSALNPWSEFLTGTQGADPGYDPLQRMVEATHARGMEFHAWLNPYRVTNTKMTSPAILTALGLTADEVKALSIPQYIAALNDAGILADDNFAVQHPDWVLSFEEKLFLDPGQPEVPAYVAATVAEITENYDVDAIHFDDYFYPYRITVDGQNVFFGAQGEDRATFEEFGLTAGYPDTVDGIEAWRRDNITGLITLVDDAIAAGNAARGTAVQLGISPFGIWEHEALDPAGSHTPTSSSQTYSQAVFADTRGWVQDELIDYIVPQIYWSFDQAAAPYGELAQWWSDVAAGSRTQVYVGHALYKHVNNGGWEQAWMNPEEVPNQIRYNQKLDGIEGSVLFSYNDMKPSDLSSLPADQQPKHQAKNTAIELLEGEAFAHPTLVPAKPWLSDGQVATPAAPEVIDGELRWQAGDAQEARQYAIYRGTGDPAQIVATPGALVDTVWAGGAASFRFPLPADDAPTAARAATETWVVTALDAAAVESAPVAVAVDEPVDPTDPGTPTDPTGPTDPGSPSNPGAAGEDGVTAPGGGATRGERGDLAATGGDAPIVALVLGGLLLAAGAVTTVVAAHGRRTR
- a CDS encoding YciI family protein, whose translation is MKFMLIMRATDDAVAAYQEMPFEQVIEAMGRYNESMMKAGVLVAGEGLTDAAEGFVVDFSAEKPLLTDGPYGETKELFNGFWIIKVSSREEAAEWASRAPLGPGSFLEVRRVTGPEDFPADNEWIEKEAGWREEQARRTEQA